AAGAAATATTAACAAGTGGAGATCCAAGAAAATTCCATTGCAACTCGCGCATGCACCTACAATTATAAGCATCACAATCGCACAACATTCACGTGCGTTTGCATGCATGTTTGCAGTACAATAAAACAATCACAAAGCCATCACCAAGCCATAGACAAAAGCGATCGTAACAaaacagtagcagcagcagctgaatACGCCCATTTCTCATGTACAATCGTGATCATTATGATGATGTGATAAGGGTGACGTGGTTTTTACCTCGGACGCTATAAATTTCAGAACCTGCAAAATACACCATTctcataagtgaaaaataaaaataaaacgaattttttatttcacaaGGACTGAAATCCAAAGCGTCGCCGTCCTTCAGccaacaaaaagaaaatcaaacgCTCAGACGACGTGGCGATACGTAATAAATTACAGGATATCCCGCGATGAATCTCAATCGATCAAACGGGAATTAGAAATACACCCCACGAGTCGACGTTATAAGTATTGTTCACACAGGTATAAAACTCGAgggttattgaaaaaaaaatcaattcgtCAGTGCAGAAGTGCTCTCGAAGGGTGTGCGCACAGCAATCCGTTTACTCAGCAACCTTCCCGTTCCTGTTGCTCCTCCAGGAGACTCACCGTTGAGGGGATTCACCGGTTGATGGCGTTGGCGTGATGGCGGTAACGGTggtggtggcggcggcggtggatGATGATAatggtgatgatgatgataatgatgatcGTTTTCCCGGTGCTTAAGCTGGTGCTGGTGATGGTGATTGGGTAGCGGTGGCAGGACCGCCACCGCGTGCGGGAACGGCGGAGCGGCGCGCGCGAACTGACCTACCGAGCCTGCTCCACGTGCACACAGACACCAATGTttgtttgttcttttttttgtaattcgtGTTAAAGTTAGTGCTACACCCTTCACCAGTTTTACAAATTGTCACCTCTTTATCGGATGGATACGAGCGAGTTGTGGGAAGGATAGAGAGAAAGGTCGACTTTACCTCGGTTCTCGAGACGCGAGCGTTGAGTTCGTTGCAACAAGactatatacagatatacacaGAGAGGTGTCCTTTTTTGCTCAAGCTGACAGCACGTGCATCTTTTATCGGGTGTAGAGTAGAAATTCAGTGGGACGTTAAAGTGTGAGAGGCTGTAAAATTTGTGATAGCTCGAATAAATTAAACGCTGAATTGATAAAAGATGCACGCGCGCGTCGCGTAAAAGCTGTATCTTCAGAAGGTTTAAGACAGCTCggtttttattatgtacagtaAAATTCTCTAGCTACTTTATGTACACCGAGATGAGAaaagtaatatttttcaatacaaaAGCAGAATTGTATTCTTTGGTAGAATATTTTTGCTAACTGTAcaatactattattataaaaatgtatatttagaaaaactaTCTGACTAGatgaattcaaaattttaataataataatcgatgCAAAGAAGAACATCCATCAAAAAAACTTAATATTATCATTCCAGCTTTCGAACGATACTATGTACAGATTTATTTACAGTTCTTCTAAGTATTCTTCTTTACGATAAAAGACTAAAGTTTAAATCCAAGGCTTTTCAATGAGTAAACATTACTAGATGCATAACTATGATACCTCGAATAATAACCCTTCTTTACTCAATCGAAACAACAACCAACACGTACGAGAATGAGAACACGTAACCACGACGATTAAAAAAAGCCTTCTACTTTCAAGCATGCTCTTATTGCCATAGCGCTATAATGTATGTTTAGGTTGCGATCTGTATAAATAGCAATAAACGAAATTTTCCCGAAGATTTGATAAGATGATCGTCGAGATGTACGAATGGACGCGATTATATGTAAAACCGAATTAATTGAGTttaattcattaaactaattttttatgtaaagTAACCGTGAACAGAATTTGTTGATTCGTTTTTGCGAAGTTGTACAATATACGACTAATTGTTGTAATTATGTAACTATATTTTTCTGTACATGATGCGTACAATTTCGCAAAAATGAAGATCCCGTTCATCCATATCTGCATACGACAACAACGATAGCCAAGGCATTCCTCGATTCCCAATAAAATATCGTTTAACTCCCGCATAGACTGCAGCTGTCTCGCAGCAGCAATAGCTCGAGTGATCTCGCGCGGACGGGGGTATGGAGGACAGAagacaaacacacacacacttgagagaggagagagaagaaagctCTCTCTGAGCTCTCGAGTTGGTCAGTGCTTTACGTACCTTGCATGGCAGAGTGCCGTCTCTGGGGAGGCGGTGGACTGCCGCCGGCCTCGACGCTGCTCCCGCTGTGGCTGTCCAGCTGGGTACTGTGACCACTGTCACTGCTCGTCACCGAACCTACGCAAACACGACGCCCAACACAAATTTCTATCACTACTTATTCTCTTGCTGTCTGATGCggttgctctcgctctcgtaaGTATCACATTCCCCCGCTGCCTCCGCCTCTCAATCATCATCTTCTCGCCGTGTCTCTACTATACAATACGTatactttctctcttttttgcaACTTTTACTGTGGTATATGGTTACTTTTTTCTGAAGATATGAAAACTCATAGCCGTCAACGCGCCACCCTCTAGGTGATTTATATAGtttatttttactcttttCGAGAACAACGTACGCGCCGCCGGACTGATGACTTTTGCGAACGATGAAAAAATGAGTCGCTGGATGATCCACTACAGATTTCTACAGTTAACTTTGTGCGTTTGACTGTAGAGAGCAGTAAAGCTTTTCGTTACTCTAACATAAAAGAACGTCACATGGGGAAAATGATTGAAACGCTATCGTTTGAAAACTAGTTAAGCCACTAATATAGTTCCACCATCTACTGTTCAAATCAAgtttcattttaaattcaaaaataaaagagcaatatatagaataaaaatgaagaataataaaagtattagCAATTGAAAAAGATAGAATAGCTTGTTACAACAATATTTGCATTCATAAAAAGCACTACCAacatgttaatggatcatcaGTAATACATTTTTCGTGTTATGCTTAAAGTCTCTAGTTATCATATAAGACGTGTTATTTCAATGATTCAAGtgtatttatattgtttataatttGTTTGTGACTTGGAAGCAAACTACGCTATATGATCAATTTGCACAAACGAATCTTACTACAAAGCCAGTGTTTTTAATATACATGATGATGATATCAATGAGTTTCACGATGTGATTCCGCTTGTCCCATTTCTCCCGTCACAAGAAGGCAATAAGAGCGTGAAAAACAGTGACAAAGTTTACCCGAGTGTTTGTAAGTATTTTCGTGACGTgaattcagtatatatagttgTAAAAAGCGCGAGCTTCGGCGTATGTAtagtaaaatatataatgcGTGCGCGCGTGGTTATAAAAAACAACGAGAGGACATGAAAACACTCATGAGTAATAATTGCGTGACGGCTGTGCAGCGTGCAAAACAAAAGGGGCCTCCTTTCTCCTGTTTTCGTTCACTCGTTCTGTCTCATTCGTCCAGACCATTCACTAGCCGTCAACTTCCTCTTTCCCTTTACTCACATGTACAAtcattttctctttcttccttccATTCTCAGCCCTCTCACTCTTCTCATCCTCGCTctcttttttgatttttttttaaatagacaATTTGCTATAAATGATTCAGCTTGTACTTTTGTATTAAGAGCAATAAACAAGAATGTGAATAACTAATATAAACAAGAGGTAAACAGTCATTCGCTGGCCACAGAGACGAGCCAAGACCGATCCTGGATGGAAGATTTGACTGAATACTGTTTTCATCTGTTAATGGCTTCTTTTTATAACGAGATCAAGCAAAATCATCCACTATAAAGTATAAAGTAACATGGTTACGAAACAAACGTATAGTTGCACGTTAATATATCGATGCTTTcaagaaaaatttcaatccAGGAAACATACAAAAAacgttaaatataaaaatgattgagcgagaaagagagagaaaacacaCGACACATTTTttctcgaagaaaaaaaattaaaaaaaaagtaatataaaACACAGGCACCTTtctatgtaataataatcataatagataataatatgcgagagagacgacgacgacgtcgaggaGTGGGAGGAGCACATCGACTGTTTCAAGCCGTGTCTACTCACCGCTGGTCAAGGTCTTCCTGAGCGGCTGAAGATTGCTGAGACTGGTGACGCTACTACTCTCAGCGCTGAGGTCGACCGGTGGTGGCAGGCCTGAGGGCGTATCGCTGTGTGAACGCTCGTGCATGGGTACGCGGTTGCTACCCGAACCGACGCGTCGAGGTGCGCCAGGGCTCTGCTCCAGTGCCGATGAGTGCAGAGCGAGTCCGGGCACCGGAAGCGGTGCCGCACAGTGTTTCGGCTGGTAAGGCCGGGTCTTATGCGGGTCCGAGAGAGCCAACATCTTACGTACCGCTTGGGGTGATGCCGCACCGAACTTTGTGCCTGTGTAGAAGTGATTTATCAGTACTCaagtataaagtaaatttGAACATGGATACTACGCTGCTTAACTATCGCAGCTTTCAACTAAAAGGGTAGATTGTTGCGGATTTATATTTCATGTTGACTATCTGTCGCTAATTGTCTATTGCGACAGAACACACTAcgtatttttatatgcatCGGCACGAATTCTGCTTTGCACTGTTATAGAGGGAATCGGAGTGTTCTACAAAATGGAAAAATGCTATGTTACGAGAAAACTAATTGAAGGTTCTCAAGGGAATGATTGGACGCGTAGGTGATAATCGTTTATTACATGACTTATAAAAGTGTGACATAAATAAGAAtcatctttttctttcttaccAATCATATTTATATTGCGGTTAATTGGGCGAACTGTCCAATCACTCCCTGGAGGATCACCAGGTTAATAAAGAACATAAATATCACTCGATTTAGCTTAATAATCGGATTCTACTTAATTATTGCGACTTTACCGCCCGAATGATTGATATAGACTTTCGTAAGATCAATGATTTCTTTAAGTGAATTACAATCGAATAATAAACGATAAGCTTACCTTgtatactctttcttccttcgCTCGTACTACTGGCGCTGCTCGTCGTTGAGAGAGTCGGAGACGGGTGTCTTCTGCCTCGTGATCCACCGAGTGGCACTGCTGCTGCCATGGCCACTGCTCCCACGTGAGGTTCACACTCAACTGACAACTGATGGAGCTTCTCTTCATCGGAGATGACCTTGATGTTGGCGAGATAAGCTTTTACGCGTCGCACCATTTGAGCCTCCTCGAACATCTTCTTTGGGTTGGGTGCAGCGGCAGACTTCTTTCGCCTCTTAACCGTTGCCGTTTGTCCGCCTGTGAAGTGCAATTTTTCGTGTGAGCATTTTTCCAAAAGAGTGGAGGTTGATTACGGCCATGTTTTTATTCAACAGTTTTAAGGTGCAAAGTAACTAGTTAGCAAAAAACACGAGGATCAACTTTGCTACCTTGATTATTACCCGTGGTCATTTGATTGAGAGCCACCATAGCAGAGCTAGATGGCTGTCCTCCTCGTTCTAACATTGTTTGCAAGTCGTAAGCAGACGAGCACATGTTCGTTAGAGTCCGAACTTCCTTCGCTATCATTCGGAGCTTCTCAAAGTTCACTAAGCCTTCAACCCTAGAGTCGTTTCCGAGATGAATGAAGGTCAGATCTTTCTTAACTACTGGATAAAATGGaatctaaaaaatgtaagTAATAGTTAAGATACTTTTCACTGcggaaaaattattaatgataAATTGCGAATCAAAACGTACGATCGGTGGCTGAGTTTGTTCGCTTGCAACCAATTGTCGGTATTTGCTCATGTTTCGACTGGGATCCATAAGCTCTTGCAAGTCGCTAAAAAGCCTCTGGTACTTGCTTGGCAACTTTTCCCAAGAGGCTCTGAGTCTTGAAACCGCTCCATGACCCAGGCCAGAGACAATTGCAAACATAGAGTTGAAGTTTTTACACTCTTTGCATTGacctttttgtaaaatattggtAATTGAGTGATATGATCGAATATGCTTATAAGTATCCTTTTGTACAATCGGGCAAATATAATGTACTTACGTGCtattttgataaattgttTGATGATTTTACTTCGCCTAACAATATTATGTTCTGAGCATACTTCCGTTACAACCCAAAACATTTCACGGTTAACCAATTCAGCAAATTGGCTCAGCATTGGCACACCGTATTTACTTTTCAATTCAAAAAGATCGTCCACATATTCGGTAGATTCGATTTGCCTGTTGAAAAAATATGCATGTTAAGATCGAAATTTGACAGATGTTGTAAGGAAACCTAATGCTCACattattactaaaaatattCACTCACCTGAATATGTTGAAATCCTGGAAAGTTAACTGAGCAGCGACTTCGATTGCATTCAATTGCAGGAAATGCACTTGAGACTCCCTCACCAGATCGGGCGCCTGTTCATCTGCCACTAAAGTCTCCGAGATCCCGTTTGTCTTTAGGTAATACCTGGAGCTCAGACCGATTCTTTCGGCCAGATTTTGCAGCTGGTCAGGCAATCGCCTCTGCTTGATCATACCACCTTCGCCAACGCTAACCTCAGCTAAAGAGAAGTTTGAGCTACTTTCAGTGATTCCAAATTCCTGAAGTGCAAGCATGACCACCTCATGGGCCGTCGTTTCTTTGTGTACGAGCAGGTACTTGCAAGTCTGATCGGCCTTGTACACCTTGAGCACGTGCTCTGGGTAGTCAGGCGCTCGCGGCTCATCGTAACAGTAAAGCGAGGTCAGGTCGGGATTGGAGCGCGAGTGGTATAGGTTGGAAGACTGCTGGGAGAGACCGGTACCCGGAGGTGTGTGAGGTGGTCCTAAAGGATCGTCCGCGTGAACTCCGTCGCTGCAAATATAATAcaatgtttacattttttatgcaCGAAAATGTCTATTTTATGAAAAGCAGAACGAGAAATATTTACTTGATCATATTCTTTGGCAAAATATTCATCTTCATGAGAGCTTTTTGGAATCTCTTTCTGGGTCCAAGTGTCATGAAACCCTTGTGCTCCTTTTTCGCGTCTTTGCACGGTGAGACGTTACTACTGTCGGCTGGAATGAGAAGTGGCACTCCGCCAACCATTGGATTTAGAGGATTAACAGGTGTCAGTGGATCGACGTGAGTCGATAACCTTATTCGCGGATCAGTCTGCAGTCTCGGAAGTATTTCGGGTTTGCTTGGTCGGCTGCGCTGTCGTGGTGAATTGTCCGGCTTCGCAAGCATTTCTTTGAATGCTAAAAATCATATTTGATCCATTAATTGAAAGAACAAACACTTGTTTTTAATCGATACTGATTTTTATCATTTGTTCCACGGCATTGCTAATGTACGTTTTCTAATGCCATGACATTGCAATAAATTTACTCAGACATGTAGTTCTTTAAGCGAATGACACGAACGGCCTCCTTACCTAAGAGATTCGATTTGACGGTGATGCTAAGATGCGTCGAACCTCTGAGAATTTCCAGGGCTTTCGCGTGATTGACGTGCTCGAAGCTCTGTCCGTTGACCTCGAGAATCTGATCACCTCGCTTGAGTCCGACGTCCTCCGCCTTCGATTTCTTCTCTACTTTAGAAATAAATATACCATATTTCTTTTCGTAGCCTCCTAAGATACTGAAGTGAAGAACCTCGTCTCGACTTGGTCGTGCCAAAACGACGTTTCGCGTCCTCGCCTTGGCTGCACACGCAATGTTTAACAATCtgtttggaaaaaataaagtttgttaaaaaacgcattcttgaattttaaaattatttagcCTTGTTTCACTAGATATaggcattttttataaattttttctcgATGCTTGGCGTCAGTTGCACAACAATCATTGTACAAACAGACAGATTTGCCCAAGAAGCGTTatcattatctttttttctcgattaAAAGTCTACACGGCTAACAAATAACGATAAAAAGCCTTCGACCGTCAGTGGAATTTACCCAAATCTATGCAGTTTTTTGCTTTCGAAAATTTCGCtactcttaaaaaaattaacgaacCTTTGTTGTCCGAGCATCTTCTCCTTCTCGAGACAAGCCTCAAACTTTTCGAGAAACTCCATCATCATGGGATCGGTCTCGAAGTCCGTGAAGTGATTGTTGACCCACAGAAGGACAACGCGTGCCACCCTGTCTCTGACCTGGGCTTGCTCGAACCACTCTAGCAGCTGATTAGCGACGAACTGCGAGTTGTCGACGAAGGTACGGTGCGTAAGCAGGAAATCCTCGACGTAAGTCGGGTCGGTAATACTGTTCTCTTCGATTAGTTGAAGCATTAGTCTATCGGATGTGCCCCGGATGACGACGTGGCCGCGTCGCGCCCCGCCGTCCAGGGCACCGCGCAACTCCGTGACCAGAATAACACGGCCGTCTTCCTCGTGTCGCCTCGTGTTCTCTTCACCCTGGTGCTGAATTCTGTAGTAATCCACCTGGGTGACGCACACGAACTGGCAGTCGTCGCACCTGTGTGCATAAATGCATCAGTGAGAAAATGTTTGAGAGTTGATTCATTGTGCTTGTttgctctttttcttttgcagCGATTTGTGGTGTATCTGGATTGAATGCAGAGTTTGTTTGGTGATTGTGCTTGTGCTATTTAGGTTTTGTTTACTTGTGCTAGTAAACATTCAAGGTACTTGAAATTCAATGTATCAAACAAAAGTTATCAACTATGTTAGTGTATTGTTTAACATCATTCTAGTCTGACTAATGAAACTGTTTTGTTATTACTGCAGTCAAGTAAACAAAATTCCTTACTTATTCAAGTACTTACTTTGTCCTCATAATCCCGCGGTGTAAGAGTGTCTCCATTGTGGGCAGAATACCGAAACTGTCTCCCACATGCAACTGATCAACAGTTCCATTGTGTTCTACTTCCACTGTTCCATTGATGAGGACACTCCAACTGTCCAGCTCTTCTCCATCGGTCAGAACAACCATTCCTGCACGTTCAACCACTGCGAACACCATTACTGCACAGAGTGCCCGTCTTACTGCCAGAGTCATGTTTGTGAAGGCCTTGAGATGCTGCGTGAAGTCAAGAAGAACTTCGATATCGTCTTCTGTCCTCTCTCCAGGATCTTTTTCAAGACATTCTCTGACTGTGTCTCGTACAGTTAGACTCTGCAAGATTAATTACAATATgaagattaatttaaaaattcaggATTGTAAGATTTGGTTGTTTCAAATGAAATCCACACTTACATCCATACTCTCGGCAAGATCTTCCTCTTCATCACTGTCCACTACAGACTCCTGCAGACCAGAGAGATCAACCTCATCTGGATCTTGGTCCAGAGAGCTCTGTACAGATGTCATGGTGTCTGAGCCACTGTACGCTGAACTAGTGTCACTGGAGTGACTACTTCTGTTGGATTTTTGATAGAGCTCTGGTCGGCCTGTAAGGCCTTGTGAAAactgtgaaaaaaaagattgaGTGAGCATTTtagcaaaatattttttgaaattgtaGTTGCATCTTAAAAATATAGTGGGAATCGACGAAAATAATTCAGCTCTGATCATATGAAACAACTACTCATTTCCAAGAATCAACTGCCATTCTCAATGACAGGAATGTAATTTATAATTGCCAATACTTCCAGCATCTATTAAAGCACTACTTAGAAAACAGTTCCTCATCcaacaaaaaaaaggaaagagcATCTCAAAGAATCTGACCATGAAGCTTGTCCTAGGCATCGTTTAGCGTTCATCTGGGCCTTTCATTCTCAATAAAGGAATAAAGAGTCTCAACAATTGGCACTGGCTTCTCAAGCAATGACATCGTGTACATCATATCTCTCAATTTGCCCACCAGCAATACATGAGGATATACGCATGGAGGAGAAGAAAGTTAGGAAGACAAGCAGCACGCCATGTGCAACTCTGCATTTGTTTATCAACCGTGCTAAACAAATTAGCACTGTTTAGCAAATTAGTCAGGCCAAAATACTTGTTGATCCTTGCAAACAGATCAACATTCCTTACGTAAACAAAGAGCAGTCCATTCATTTATAGAAGTGAATGTAAAGCCAGCATTAATTTAGAAGGAGTTCAAGGCATTTCCCAAgtcaaaagtaaaataaacaGGATCATGAGCCAGAAACGTCGCGAAGCCTTACAGCTGTGTACCAAAGCCACAACAGCATCAACTGAAGAATGCTAATGCAAATCGCTCGAAaacgaaaaggaaaaaaagaagaaaccgCGACATTCCATCGCGAAGAGAGCCCGCAGGAATCAAGGCATTTATGCTAGAATGCAATTTCCCAGGCGCCGAGTTGTGTATCGCGGGTCAGGAAGGTAAAGGCTGCGTAAGCAACATATACGAGGAATGGGCGTGATTGTGGGGAGGGCGCGAGGGGGAACgcaacagagcagcagcagcagcagagattAGGTTAGGACGGCACGACATGACATCACGCATCAGCCTACTCCTTTGCGCGCGCCGCCTCTCTTTGGAGAAAACATCAGAGCCAGGATCGTACTCGCTCCTTAGCTGTGCGCGTACGTGTATATGtattatgtatacacacgGAGATTCGCGAGCAGATGGTGGGCAGCTATCGCGATTGTTGTTGCAGGTCGCAGAGAGAATACGGGGCTCTGGGTGTTTCCACATACATTTCGGAGCGCGCGACGAGGGCATTATATCGGTGGGCACACGTAAAGCGCGACGCTGGTCGCGGAGCGTGCATCGGCTctccgtttctctctctctctctctctctctctctctctctctctctctctctctcacgcgcgcgcgagagcgcgaggGGCCCGTTTGGCGGCCATGAAAATTAATGCTCGAGCTGAGCGCGAGGAGAGCGAGCTGCGTATAGACGCAGGCAGGCAAGGCAAGCATTAACTCGTAACTCGCTCCGAAACGACGCTCGGCGATGCGTTTTCTCCCTTGGCTTTATACGCACGAACTGGGACCCTCACTTGGTACATGCCGCCGAAGGTATCCATCTCCTCTTGCGACCGATATATCGCTCCAGCAGCAGGCCGATGCACTCCACAACACACTCGCACAAACAGCGCACTCAAGTCTTTCCCGCGAGCGTCATACTGCACTCGGGTATGATGCTCCCGCGGCTGCAGATGTAGAGAC
The sequence above is a segment of the Nasonia vitripennis strain AsymCx chromosome 3, Nvit_psr_1.1, whole genome shotgun sequence genome. Coding sequences within it:
- the LOC100119820 gene encoding rap guanine nucleotide exchange factor 2 isoform X18, with amino-acid sequence MQKHTMGSQQRNQQSPASSPAQRAPVRRWNSFHGGNYATEAANAAAHQQLYGQGGVHGPPGIMYQEAYLGSRSAAPRLPRAVQALRSESVDRAHPARVQPPPPPAFPRRRFSVCFGKRTGGSARRPNECFVLEPSEMIAIDYPEVHSRMHRPPQAHPISDHRPVNLVFEDTFSQGLTGRPELYQKSNRSSHSSDTSSAYSGSDTMTSVQSSLDQDPDEVDLSGLQESVVDSDEEEDLAESMDSLTVRDTVRECLEKDPGERTEDDIEVLLDFTQHLKAFTNMTLAVRRALCAVMVFAVVERAGMVVLTDGEELDSWSVLINGTVEVEHNGTVDQLHVGDSFGILPTMETLLHRGIMRTKCDDCQFVCVTQVDYYRIQHQGEENTRRHEEDGRVILVTELRGALDGGARRGHVVIRGTSDRLMLQLIEENSITDPTYVEDFLLTHRTFVDNSQFVANQLLEWFEQAQVRDRVARVVLLWVNNHFTDFETDPMMMEFLEKFEACLEKEKMLGQQRLLNIACAAKARTRNVVLARPSRDEVLHFSILGGYEKKYGIFISKVEKKSKAEDVGLKRGDQILEVNGQSFEHVNHAKALEILRGSTHLSITVKSNLLAFKEMLAKPDNSPRQRSRPSKPEILPRLQTDPRIRLSTHVDPLTPVNPLNPMVGGVPLLIPADSSNVSPCKDAKKEHKGFMTLGPRKRFQKALMKMNILPKNMINDGVHADDPLGPPHTPPGTGLSQQSSNLYHSRSNPDLTSLYCYDEPRAPDYPEHVLKVYKADQTCKYLLVHKETTAHEVVMLALQEFGITESSSNFSLAEVSVGEGGMIKQRRLPDQLQNLAERIGLSSRYYLKTNGISETLVADEQAPDLVRESQVHFLQLNAIEVAAQLTFQDFNIFRQIESTEYVDDLFELKSKYGVPMLSQFAELVNREMFWVVTEVCSEHNIVRRSKIIKQFIKIARQCKECKNFNSMFAIVSGLGHGAVSRLRASWEKLPSKYQRLFSDLQELMDPSRNMSKYRQLVASEQTQPPIIPFYPVVKKDLTFIHLGNDSRVEGLVNFEKLRMIAKEVRTLTNMCSSAYDLQTMLERGGQPSSSAMVALNQMTTGNNQGGQTATVKRRKKSAAAPNPKKMFEEAQMVRRVKAYLANIKVISDEEKLHQLSVECEPHVGAVAMAAAVPLGGSRGRRHPSPTLSTTSSASSTSEGRKSIQGSDWTVRPINRNINMIGTKFGAASPQAVRKMLALSDPHKTRPYQPKHCAAPLPVPGLALHSSALEQSPGAPRRVGSGSNRVPMHERSHSDTPSGLPPPVDLSAESSSVTSLSNLQPLRKTLTSDDEDAQVSAV
- the LOC100119820 gene encoding rap guanine nucleotide exchange factor 2 isoform X16; its protein translation is MQKHTMGSQQRNQQSPASSPAQRAPVRRWNSFHGGNYATEAANAAAHQQLYGQGGVHGPPGIMYQEAYLGSRSAAPRLPRAVQALRSESVDRAHPARVQPPPPPAFPRRRFSVCFGKRTGGSARRPNECFVLEPSEMIAIDYPEVHSRMHRPPQAHPISDHRPVNLVFEDTFSQGLTGRPELYQKSNRSSHSSDTSSAYSGSDTMTSVQSSLDQDPDEVDLSGLQESVVDSDEEEDLAESMDSLTVRDTVRECLEKDPGERTEDDIEVLLDFTQHLKAFTNMTLAVRRALCAVMVFAVVERAGMVVLTDGEELDSWSVLINGTVEVEHNGTVDQLHVGDSFGILPTMETLLHRGIMRTKCDDCQFVCVTQVDYYRIQHQGEENTRRHEEDGRVILVTELRGALDGGARRGHVVIRGTSDRLMLQLIEENSITDPTYVEDFLLTHRTFVDNSQFVANQLLEWFEQAQVRDRVARVVLLWVNNHFTDFETDPMMMEFLEKFEACLEKEKMLGQQRLLNIACAAKARTRNVVLARPSRDEVLHFSILGGYEKKYGIFISKVEKKSKAEDVGLKRGDQILEVNGQSFEHVNHAKALEILRGSTHLSITVKSNLLAFKEMLAKPDNSPRQRSRPSKPEILPRLQTDPRIRLSTHVDPLTPVNPLNPMVGGVPLLIPADSSNVSPCKDAKKEHKGFMTLGPRKRFQKALMKMNILPKNMINDGVHADDPLGPPHTPPGTGLSQQSSNLYHSRSNPDLTSLYCYDEPRAPDYPEHVLKVYKADQTCKYLLVHKETTAHEVVMLALQEFGITESSSNFSLAEVSVGEGGMIKQRRLPDQLQNLAERIGLSSRYYLKTNGISETLVADEQAPDLVRESQVHFLQLNAIEVAAQLTFQDFNIFRQIESTEYVDDLFELKSKYGVPMLSQFAELVNREMFWVVTEVCSEHNIVRRSKIIKQFIKIARQCKECKNFNSMFAIVSGLGHGAVSRLRASWEKLPSKYQRLFSDLQELMDPSRNMSKYRQLVASEQTQPPIIPFYPVVKKDLTFIHLGNDSRVEGLVNFEKLRMIAKEVRTLTNMCSSAYDLQTMLERGGQPSSSAMVALNQMTTGNNQGGQTATVKRRKKSAAAPNPKKMFEEAQMVRRVKAYLANIKVISDEEKLHQLSVECEPHVGAVAMAAAVPLGGSRGRRHPSPTLSTTSSASSTSEGRKSIQGTKFGAASPQAVRKMLALSDPHKTRPYQPKHCAAPLPVPGLALHSSALEQSPGAPRRVGSGSNRVPMHERSHSDTPSGLPPPVDLSAESSSVTSLSNLQPLRKTLTSGSVTSSDSGHSTQLDSHSGSSVEAGGSPPPPQRRHSAMQDDEDAQVSAV
- the LOC100119820 gene encoding rap guanine nucleotide exchange factor 2 isoform X13; protein product: MQKHTMGSQQRNQQSPASSPAQRAPVRRWNSFHGGNYATEAANAAAHQQLYGQGGVHGPPGIMYQEAYLGSRSAAPRLPRAVQALRSESVDRAHPARVQPPPPPAFPRRRFSVCFGKRTGGSARRPNECFVLEPSEMIAIDYPEVHSRMHRPPQAHPISDHRPVNLVFEDTFSQGLTGRPELYQKSNRSSHSSDTSSAYSGSDTMTSVQSSLDQDPDEVDLSGLQESVVDSDEEEDLAESMDSLTVRDTVRECLEKDPGERTEDDIEVLLDFTQHLKAFTNMTLAVRRALCAVMVFAVVERAGMVVLTDGEELDSWSVLINGTVEVEHNGTVDQLHVGDSFGILPTMETLLHRGIMRTKCDDCQFVCVTQVDYYRIQHQGEENTRRHEEDGRVILVTELRGALDGGARRGHVVIRGTSDRLMLQLIEENSITDPTYVEDFLLTHRTFVDNSQFVANQLLEWFEQAQVRDRVARVVLLWVNNHFTDFETDPMMMEFLEKFEACLEKEKMLGQQRLLNIACAAKARTRNVVLARPSRDEVLHFSILGGYEKKYGIFISKVEKKSKAEDVGLKRGDQILEVNGQSFEHVNHAKALEILRGSTHLSITVKSNLLAFKEMLAKPDNSPRQRSRPSKPEILPRLQTDPRIRLSTHVDPLTPVNPLNPMVGGVPLLIPADSSNVSPCKDAKKEHKGFMTLGPRKRFQKALMKMNILPKNMINDGVHADDPLGPPHTPPGTGLSQQSSNLYHSRSNPDLTSLYCYDEPRAPDYPEHVLKVYKADQTCKYLLVHKETTAHEVVMLALQEFGITESSSNFSLAEVSVGEGGMIKQRRLPDQLQNLAERIGLSSRYYLKTNGISETLVADEQAPDLVRESQVHFLQLNAIEVAAQLTFQDFNIFRQIESTEYVDDLFELKSKYGVPMLSQFAELVNREMFWVVTEVCSEHNIVRRSKIIKQFIKIARQCKECKNFNSMFAIVSGLGHGAVSRLRASWEKLPSKYQRLFSDLQELMDPSRNMSKYRQLVASEQTQPPIIPFYPVVKKDLTFIHLGNDSRVEGLVNFEKLRMIAKEVRTLTNMCSSAYDLQTMLERGGQPSSSAMVALNQMTTGNNQGGQTATVKRRKKSAAAPNPKKMFEEAQMVRRVKAYLANIKVISDEEKLHQLSVECEPHVGAVAMAAAVPLGGSRGRRHPSPTLSTTSSASSTSEGRKSIQGTKFGAASPQAVRKMLALSDPHKTRPYQPKHCAAPLPVPGLALHSSALEQSPGAPRRVGSGSNRVPMHERSHSDTPSGLPPPVDLSAESSSVTSLSNLQPLRKTLTSGGAVSSAGMSSMPPPPLPPPLGRRLPGHECRVPPDYKIAAQMARLHRLGRAHSHEGVTYRNEHEDDDEDAQVSAV